In a single window of the Silurus meridionalis isolate SWU-2019-XX chromosome 8, ASM1480568v1, whole genome shotgun sequence genome:
- the srp14 gene encoding signal recognition particle 14 kDa protein → MVLLENDAFLTELTRLFQKCRTSGSVVITLKKYDGRTKPVPRKGHPETFDPADNKCLIRASDGKKKISTVVSTKEVIKFQMAYSNLLRAHMDGLKKKDKKSKSKKTKATQ, encoded by the exons ATGGTGCTGTTAGAAAACGACGCG TTTCTCACCGAACTCACACGCCTTTTCCAGAAGTGCAGGACGAGCGGCAGTGTGGTGATCACCTTAAAGAAAT ACGATGGGAGAACAAAACCGGTGCCGAGGAAAGGCCACCCGGAGACATTTGACCCAGCTGACAATAAATGTCTCATCAGAGCATCTGATGGCAAGAAGAAGATCAGCACAGTG gtcAGCACTAAAGAAGTTATAAAATTTCAGATG GCGTACTCCAATTTATTGAGAGCACACATGGATGGCTTAAAGAAGAAAGACAAGAAGAGTAAAAGTAAGAAGACTAAAGCTACACAGTGA
- the LOC124389840 gene encoding 5'-3' exonuclease PLD4: MYSSFSSTFEEDYELSSPYKSLHDNYVPNKQRSSGVKTLLLATGCLIILGGLLAIALLEEMKNEEKINNAVNQSTACQPEPHAEQCDHVNECRVVLVESIPLWMDYGSNATFGVPTYKAWKDLLSTAAEQIEIASFYWSLTGEDIGVKSSTDQFGRDILEQLKALPARNVSVRAVSSFPSVATKSTDLEVLRANGVQVRRINFGKLTRGILHSKFWIVDRKHIYIGSANMDWRALTQVKELGVVIYNCTSLATDLHKIFQSYWVMGHSNATIPIPWPPFYDTSINKEQPLHVNLSDVQSKVYISNSPPAFCPESRTKDLDAIMSVVSQAEQFIHVAVMEYFPASKFYYHHRYWPVIENALIRSVFERNVTVRLLVSCGRDSDSAVLPFLKSLSALNSASYSMRIEVKLYIVPLGNETNIPYTRVNHNKYMVTESMAYVGTSNWSADYFNTTAGVGLVISQDVSHSPSPGDTLVGQLSAVFERDWDSEFAVPLEKLGHNPDCAFSAA; the protein is encoded by the exons ATGTACTC ATCATTTTCTTCTACATTTGAAGAGGACTATGAATTGTCCTCTCCATACAAATCTTTACATGACAATTATGTTCCCAATAAGCAG CGCTCGAGTGGAGTTAAAACATTGTTACTGGCCACTGGATGTTTGATTATCCTAGGGGGCTTACTTGCCATTGCTTTGCTAGAGGAGATGAAAAATGAGGAAAAGATTAACAACGCGGTGAATCAGAGCACCGCGTGTCAGCCAGAGCCACATGCTGAACAATGTGATCATGTAAATGAGTGCAG GGTTGTTTTGGTTGAGAGTATTCCTTTATGGATGGATTATGGGTCCAATGCCACTTTTGGAGTACCGACGTATAAGGCCTGGAAAGATCTTCTGTCCACAGCGGCCGAGCAAATCGAGATAGCATCGTTCTATTGGTCTCTTACTGGTGAGGATATCGGAGTCAAGTCTTCCACTGACCAGTTT GGTCGAGACATATTGGAACAATTAAAAGCCCTGCCAGCAAGAAACGTGTCTGTGAGAGCTGTAAGCAGCTTCCCTTCTGTGGCGACCAAGTCGACGGACCTGGAAGTTCTGAGAGCAAATG GAGTGCAGGTCAGGCGAATTAACTTTGGCAAATTGACACGAGGAATTCTTCACAGTAAATTCTGGATTGTGGACAGGAAACATATCTACATCGGCAGCGCCAACATGGACTGGAGAGCATTAACGCAG gTGAAAGAACTTGGAGTAGTGATTTACAATTGCACCAGTCTGGCCACAGACCTCCATAAGATCTTCCAGTCTTACTGGGTTATGGGTCACAGTAATGCTACGATCCCAATTCCCTGGCCCCCTTTTTATGACACATCCATCAATAAAGAGCAGCCTCTTCATGTGAACCTTAGTGATGTGCAAAGTAAAGTTTACATCTCG AATTCCCCTCCTGCGTTCTGTCCGGAGTCACGCACCAAAGACCTGGATGCTATCATGTCTGTGGTCAGCCAGGCAGAGCAATTCATTCATGTAGCAGTTATGGAATATTTTCCTGCTTCCAAGTTTTACTACCATCACAG GTACTGGCCAGTTATTGAAAATGCACTAATACGGTCAGTGTTCGAGAGGAATGTTACGGTGCGTCTCCTGGTCAGTTGTGGCCGTGATAGCGACTCCGCCGTACTCCCCTTTCTCAAGTCCCTCAGTGCTCTGAACTCTGCATCTTACAGCATGAGGATAGAAGTG AAACTCTACATCGTCCCGCTGGGTAACGAGACTAACATTCCTTATACCAGAGTCAATCACAACAAATATATGGTGACAGAAAGCATGGCTTATGTAG GTACCTCTAACTGGTCCGCTGACTACTTTAACACCACTGCTGGTGTCGGTTTAGTGATATCGCAGGATGTTTCGCATTCCCCCTCACCTGGAGACACATTAGTGGGACAGCTGAGTGCTGTATTCGAAAGAGACTGGGACTCCGAATTTGCAGTGCCACTTGAAAAACTGGGCCACAACCCTGATTGCGCTTTTTCTGCAGCATAA